In Streptomyces canus, one DNA window encodes the following:
- a CDS encoding acyl carrier protein has protein sequence MSTIRELLTELTGTSEYAEKLSDDTDLAASGIDSGDLVRLILLVEQNTGVEITAQDMEQLSTIADYERFLAARADSVPQPGSA, from the coding sequence GTGAGCACCATACGAGAGCTACTCACCGAACTGACCGGGACGTCGGAGTACGCCGAGAAACTCAGCGACGACACAGATCTGGCCGCCAGCGGTATCGACTCGGGGGACCTCGTTCGTCTGATCCTGCTCGTCGAACAGAACACGGGAGTGGAGATCACCGCCCAGGACATGGAGCAACTGTCCACGATCGCGGACTACGAACGGTTCCTCGCCGCCCGTGCCGACTCCGTGCCGCAGCCTGGCAGTGCGTGA
- a CDS encoding class I adenylate-forming enzyme family protein produces the protein MWLTQLLQRNRQCFPDRTALVDARRSVTWAELHDRVARLAHGLSGRGIRRGDRVAVLSLDRVEVLETYFALARLGALFVPLNHSLTPAEVTGIAESCEPVAVIGESALLDRHPDLPVRIRVPVDGAEFAALCETDGPALPDAPVPDPGGTPGLPDVPDDSPAAILHTSATTGRAKGVAVDHASFRAIALGWLAQARPTNDIVLVNCCPLYHGSMVVSLTYMAAGATVVLMPGFQPQRALAAIEDNRATHVWLVPQMIRFLMQSKSLQGTDLSSLREVLYGAAPMPPEVYAEAVERLGCGFRHVYGMTEVGGPFVTLGPDEHPAPGGTDVIPAGRVIPGMSVKALDPKDQEVPHGVIGEICARGPGLMRGYWNDEKATADITTTDGWIRTGDLGFLDRDGRVHLIDRSKDLIIRAGQNVYPREIEQALRSHPAVHDAAVVGVTDADYGEVPLAFVVAEDGTTPDEVSAHLVGLLAAYKRPRHIRFIEEVPRNPAGKILKKSLPL, from the coding sequence ATGTGGCTGACCCAGTTGCTCCAGCGCAACCGCCAGTGCTTCCCCGACCGGACGGCACTGGTGGACGCGCGCCGCTCGGTCACCTGGGCCGAACTCCACGACAGGGTGGCCCGGCTCGCCCACGGGCTTTCCGGGCGCGGCATCCGCCGTGGCGACCGCGTGGCCGTCCTCTCGCTGGATCGCGTCGAGGTGCTGGAGACTTACTTCGCACTGGCCCGTCTCGGAGCGCTGTTCGTCCCGCTCAATCACAGCCTGACCCCCGCCGAGGTGACCGGGATCGCGGAGTCCTGCGAACCGGTGGCGGTGATCGGTGAGTCGGCCCTGCTGGATCGGCATCCGGACCTGCCTGTGCGGATCCGTGTGCCGGTGGACGGCGCGGAGTTCGCCGCACTGTGCGAGACGGACGGGCCGGCCCTTCCCGACGCGCCCGTGCCGGACCCTGGCGGAACCCCGGGGCTTCCCGACGTGCCGGACGACTCGCCGGCCGCGATCCTGCACACCTCGGCGACCACCGGCCGGGCCAAGGGCGTCGCCGTCGACCACGCCTCGTTCCGGGCCATCGCGCTCGGCTGGCTCGCCCAGGCGCGGCCCACGAACGACATCGTGCTGGTCAACTGCTGCCCGCTGTACCACGGCAGCATGGTGGTCTCCCTCACCTATATGGCCGCGGGTGCCACCGTGGTGCTCATGCCGGGCTTCCAGCCGCAGCGGGCGCTGGCCGCAATCGAGGACAACCGGGCCACGCACGTCTGGCTGGTGCCTCAGATGATCCGTTTCCTGATGCAGTCGAAGTCGCTGCAGGGCACGGACCTGTCCAGTCTGCGGGAGGTGCTCTACGGTGCCGCGCCGATGCCGCCGGAGGTCTACGCCGAGGCCGTCGAGCGGCTCGGCTGTGGCTTCCGGCACGTCTATGGGATGACCGAGGTGGGCGGTCCGTTCGTCACGCTCGGTCCGGACGAGCACCCCGCGCCGGGCGGCACCGACGTGATCCCGGCCGGCCGGGTGATCCCCGGCATGTCGGTGAAGGCCCTGGACCCGAAGGACCAGGAGGTGCCCCACGGCGTCATCGGGGAGATCTGTGCGCGTGGCCCCGGTCTGATGCGCGGCTATTGGAACGACGAGAAGGCCACCGCCGACATCACGACGACGGACGGCTGGATCCGCACCGGCGACCTCGGCTTCCTCGACCGCGACGGCCGGGTGCACCTGATCGATCGGAGCAAGGACCTGATCATCCGGGCAGGACAGAACGTCTACCCCAGGGAGATCGAACAGGCTCTGCGTTCCCATCCCGCGGTGCACGACGCGGCCGTGGTCGGGGTCACGGACGCCGACTACGGCGAGGTGCCGCTGGCCTTCGTGGTGGCCGAGGACGGGACCACCCCCGACGAGGTGTCTGCCCACCTGGTCGGCCTCCTCGCCGCCTACAAACGGCCCCGACACATCCGGTTCATCGAAGAGGTGCCCAGG